In Malus sylvestris chromosome 15, drMalSylv7.2, whole genome shotgun sequence, a single genomic region encodes these proteins:
- the LOC126605112 gene encoding uncharacterized protein LOC126605112, translating into MEENKIETERPSQTPIVFPPRRRRHLNSGTYRTLVRIFSHFDESQHLVSDQNVPQELNRDNGNNESVQEAEKEVPENVELVGPDGAKGRVADECCNGNGFRERIEQIESLLSVEENEDFSGLEDTIGIENILAIDLKDMGYFPEQMLVDEPELVVKGNCEPSAASLDQNQNGGDKAALLTNEEEHVETVTSQDSVQMVSVSHGSSLKTVELTESLNPRESTEQKHSLSKTSALDVEPIMQLESMELQTPVSAEGAIELSIPITEVGAIKETEIFSQNVPEAFDFSLNKDMVAEASKPTDYSKDKSLLPETNSLEVVLEMPEKFKETEKPVCDITAMSSTNHTDDGDIEEGEISGDDGMDGRPRDELLQDTVVLGEQKVHKGQISKDVIDRKEQLCEEVNYKDFGSSSFLVDVVEDGKIGRGVELRESRRTDMVCRPGVVQGQNVSDSHPLLDGGRIEMKDNRVEMGIDWSGAGNHGTASEEKWDAGACNKRKRGPPNKEKKERKKAKERKKRAEKNRELGVKRLKLQPLQKPKPVAYCRHYLNGKCNLGDQCKYSHDTVPLTKSTPCGKFARNECMKGDDCGYDHDLSKYLCHHFRDNGFCGRGDSCLFSHKMPSKEESETTACKPELKPPMVQSNSRSQQVNIGGASQQNVHALGFSTGIHSRNNTKQNVTENVLKKPELATKGISFPSVENSSLVHSSMSKQGGVTPDRNMGTKAGSQIDQSPFSSIQNSNEILKRTPVTTPKGINFLSFAKASPDAARGKSQVSHQTSPGVSETVQNSNGIPKSDKTAASLGTSFNPFGKCSVASPTGGQNLNAMLQVNLPAASHRTNFNPFGNSSLAGSGSDQNLKGIQPAESQGTSFNPFRKSSVTSSSSDQNLNGMLQNNQPAASQGTSFNPFGKSSVTSFSSDQNLRGILQAHQPSASQGTSLNPFEKSSVSSSSTVNPDSLTSCWGNGSNRDSRESQNTADKPQNSSAVSLRLPPSPLTSGQSSDHVASKFCKGTANSFQRGLFSTLAFAAKYRAQNMNQSIGSTDTQVDKGN; encoded by the exons ATGGAGGAAAacaaaatcgaaaccgaaagGCCCTCCCAAACTCCAATCGTTTTCCCTCCTCGCCGTCGAAGGCACCTCAACAGCGGAACGTACCGTACATTGGTTCGAATATTCTCTCACTTCGACGAGTCCCAGCATTTAGTTTCCGATCAAAATGTGCCTCAAGAGCTTAATCGAG ATAATGGCAACAACGAATCGGTgcaagaagctgaaaaggaagTGCCGGAGAATGTTGAATTGGTTGGCCCTGACGGTGCGAAGGGCAGAGTGGCTGATGAGTGTTGTAATGGTAATGGTTTTCGAGAAAGGATAGAGCAGATAGAGAGTTTACTGAGCGTGGAAGAAAATGAGGATTTTTCGGGACTGGAAGACACGATAGGCATAGAAAATATTCTTGCCATTGATTTAAAAGATATGGGGTATTTTCCTGAGCAAATGCTGGTGGATGAGCCAGAGTTGGTTGTGAAAGGGAATTGTGAACCCTCCGCCGCATCATTGGACCAGAACCAGAATGGCGGTGATAAGGCTGCATTGTTGACTAACGAAGAAGAACATGTAGAAACTGTGACATCTCAAGATTCGGTTCAAATGGTTTCTGTAAGCCATGGTTCATCTTTAAAAACTGTTGAGTTGACTGAAAGTTTAAATCCAAGAGAGTCTACTGAACAGAAACATTCCTTGTCGAAGACTAGCGCATTGGATGTAGAGCCTATAATGCAACTGGAATCAATGGAACTACAGACTCCTGTTTCTGCTGAGGGTGCGATTGAATTGTCTATTCCAATTACTGAAGTTGGAGCAATTAAGGAGACAGAAATCTTTAGTCAAAATGTCCCTGAAgcctttgatttttctttgaatAAAGATATGGTTGCTGAAGCTTCAAAGCCTACTGATTATAGCAAAGACAAAAGTTTGTTACCAGAAACTAATTCCTTAGAAGTAGTACTTGAAATGCCTGAGAAGTTTAAGGAAACGGAGAAACCAGTTTGTGACATAACGGCAATGAGTTCTACCAACCATACAGATGATGGAGATATTGAAGAGGGAGAAATTTCTGGTGACGATGGGATGGATGGCAGACCAAGGGATGAGCTTTTGCAAGATACAGTAGTACTTGGGGAACAGAAGGTTCACAAGGGGCAGATATCTAAAGATGTAATTGATAGAAAAGAGCAGCTCTGCGAGGAAGTAAATTACAAGGATTTTGGTTCCAGTTCCTTTCTGGTGGATGTGGTTGAGGATGGAAAAATTGGCAGAGGGGTGGAACTCAGGGAAAGTAGAAGGACTGATATGGTTTGTAGACCGGGGGTTGTTCAGGGTCAAAATGTAAGTGACTCCCATCCTTTGCTAGATGGTGGaagaattgaaatgaaagataATCGAGTTGAAATGGGTATTGACTGGTCTGGAGCTGGAAACCATGGAACCGCGTCTGAAGAAAAG TGGGATGCTGGTGCCTGTAACAAAAGAAAGCGCGGTCCTCCAaataaggaaaagaaagaaaggaagaag GCAAAAGAACGAAAGAAACGAGCAGAGAAGAACAGGGAACTTGGTGTTAAAAGGCTGAAACTGCAACCATTACAAAAACCAAAGCCTGTAGCATATTGCCGCCATTACCTGAATGGAAAGTGCAATCTG GGTGACCAGTGCAAGTATTCACATGATACAGTGCCGTTAACAAAATCCACG CCCTGTGGAAAATTTGCACGGAATGAGTGCATGAAAGGGGATGACTGCGGATATGATCATGACCTCTCTAAGTATCTCTGTCACCATTTCAGAGACAATGGTTTCTGCGGCAGAGGTGATAGTTGTCTGTTTTCACACAAG ATGCCATCCAAGGAAGAGAGTGAAACTACTGCTTGTAAACCTGAATTGAAGCCTCCCATGGTACAGAGTAATTCCAGGTCTCAACAAGTAAACATCGGCGGTGCATCCCAGCAGAATGTCCATGCCTTGGGCTTCTCAACGGGAATCCATTCTCGCAATAATACTAAACAGAATGTGACGGAGAATGTTTTGAAGAAACCTGAACTAGCTACCAAAGGGATTAGCTTTCCCTCTGTTGAGAACTCATCATTGGTTCATTCTAGTATGTCTAAGCAAGGAGGCGTAACCCCTGATAGGAATATGGGTACCAAAGCTGGGAGCCAAATAGATCAAAGTCCATTCAGTTCCATTCAAAATTCCAATGAGATTTTAAAGAGAACACCAGTAACCACTCCTAAAggaataaattttttatcatttgccAAGGCTTCACCAGATGCTGCAAGAGGTAAAAGCCAAGTCAGCCATCAGACCAGCCCAGGTGTGTCAGAGACTGTACAAAACTCAAATGGGATTCCTAAGTCTGATAAAACAGCAGCATCGCTGGGAACAAGCTTTAATCCTTTTGGGAAATGTTCGGTAGCTAGTCCTACTGGTGGTCAAAACTTGAATGCGATGCTACAGGTTAATCTACCGGCAGCATCGCACAGAACAAACTTTAATCCTTTTGGGAACTCTTCGCTAGCTGGTTCTGGTAGTGACCAAAACTTGAAAGGCATTCAACCAGCAGAATCGCAGGGGACAAGCTTTAATCCTTTCCGGAAATCTTCGGTAACTAGTTCTAGTAGCGACCAGAACTTGAATGGGATGCTACAGAATAATCAACCAGCAGCATCGCAGGGAACAAGCTTTAATCCTTTCGGGAAATCTTCTGTAACTAGTTTTAGTAGTGACCAAAACTTGAGAGGGATTCTACAGGCTCATCAACCGTCAGCATCACAGGGAACAAGCCTCAATCCTTTCGAGAAATCTTCGGTATCTAGTTCTAGTACAGTAAATCCAGATAGCTTGACTTCCTGCTGGGGTAATGGTAGCAATAGGGATTCCCGTGAGAGTCAAAATACAGCTGATAAACCCCAAAATTCAAGTGCGGTCTCATTGAGGCTGCCACCTTCTCCACTTACTTCAGGTCAATCTTCAGATCATGTAGCATCCAAGTTTTGTAAAGGTACAGCAAATTCATTCCAGAGGGGACTCTTTTCTACCCTAGCATTTGCAGCGAAGTATAGAGCTCAAAACATGAACCAGTCAATTGGTTCAACTGATACTCAAGTCGATAAAGGAAACTAG
- the LOC126605115 gene encoding nucleosome assembly protein 1;2 isoform X1, with amino-acid sequence MSSDKDNINMSDLSSGALNDVDRAGLVNALKNKIESLAGQHSDILESLSPVVRKRVDVLREIQTQHDELEAKFFEERAALEAKYQKLYQPLYTKRYEIVNGVVEAEGVTNEAATDEEGKDSEEKGVPDFWLNAMKNNEVLAEEISERDEGALKYLRDIKWFRIDNPKGFKLEFYFDTNPFFKNSVLTKTYHMIDEDEPILEKAIGTEIEWYPAKCLTQKLLKKKPKKGSKNAKPITRTENCESFFNFFSPPQVPEDDEDIDEDAAEELQNQMEQDYDIGSTIRDKIIPHAVSWFTGEAIEGEDFGDLEDEDEDDEEEDDEEEEDEDEEDEEDEDDEDEGKTKKKTSASHKKNARAQVGEQGERPPECKQQ; translated from the exons ATGAGCAGCGACAAGGATAACATTAACATGTCCGATCTCTCCTCTGGTg CTCTCAACGACGTGGATCGAGCCGGCCTCGTCAATGCTCTCAAA AATAAGATAGAGAGTCTGGCCGGGCAGCACTCTGATATCCTCGAGAGCCTATCGCCtgttgtcagaaagcgcgtcgATGTTCTTAGAGAGATCCAG ACCCAACATGATGAACTTGAGGCAAAGTTTTTCGAGGAGAGAGCAGCTCTCGAAGCCAAGTATCAGAAATTGTATCAACCTTTGTATACCAAG AGATATGAGATCGTAAATGGTGTTGTTGAAGCTGAAGGCGTTACAAATGAAGCAGCAACAGATGAAGAGGGTAAAGATTCCGAAG AAAAAGGAGTGCCTGATTTCTGGCTCAATGCAATGAAAAACAACGAAGTGCTAGCTGAGGAG ATATCTGAGCGTGATGAAGGTGCTCTTAAATATCTTAGAGACATCAAGTGGTTTAGGATAGATAACCCTAAGGGATTCAAACTGGAGTTCTACTTTGACACCAATCCCTTTTTTAAGAACTCTGTCTTGACAAAGACTTACCACATGATTGATGAAGATGAACCCATTCTCGAGAAAGCAATAGG GACCGAGATTGAATGGTATCCTGCTAAATGCTTGACACAGAAGCTTCTTAAGAAGAAGCCTAAGAAGGGATCTAAGAATGCTAAGCCAATAACTAGAACTGAAAATTGCGAAAGTTTCTTCAACTTTTTCAGTCCACCACAAGTCCCTGAGGATGACGAAGATATTGATGAAGATGCT GCTGAGGAACTCCAAAACCAGATGGAACAAGATTATGACATTGG GTCTACCATTCGAGATAAGATCATCCCTCATGCTGTTTCATGGTTTACTGGAGAGGCTATTGAGGGAGAAGATTTTGGTGACTTGGAAGACGAAGATGAAGACGACGAAGAGGAAGATgacgaagaggaagaagatgaggacgAAGAAGACGAGGAGGATGAAGACGATGAAGATGAAGGCAAAACCAAAAAGAAG ACATCGGCCAGTCACAAG AAGAACGCAAGAGCACAAGTCGGGGAGCAGGGTGAGCGGCCTCCAGAATGCAAACAGCAGTAG
- the LOC126605117 gene encoding 30S ribosomal protein S16-2, chloroplastic/mitochondrial-like, translating into MVVRIRLARFGCKNRPFYRVMAADCRSPRDGKHLEVLGYYNPLPGPDGGKRMGLNFERVKYWLSVGAQPSDPVQRILFRAGLLPPPPMVAMGRKGGPRDTRPVDPMSGRFVTPEKPAASGDQGKDAESTENEG; encoded by the exons ATGGTGGTCAGGATCCGATTGGCGAGATTCGGATGCAAAAACAGGCCGTTTTATCGCGTCATGGCGGCCGATTGCCGATCTCCGAGAGACGGCAAGCACCTCGAAGTCTTGGGCTACTACAATCCCTTGCCAG GCCCAGATGGTGGAAAACGAATGGGTCTGaactttgaaagagtgaa GTATTGGCTATCTGTAGGAGCTCAGCCTTCAGATCCCGTGCAGCGCATTCTTTTCAGAGCAGGGCTGTTGCCTCCACCACCGATGGTGGCAATGGGACGTAAGGGAGGGCCACGTGACACACGACCTGTTGATCCTATGAGTGGACGGTTCGTGACTCCTGAGAAGCCAGCAGCTAGTGGTGATCAAGGGAAAGATGCGGAAAGCACTGAAAACGAGGGTTAA
- the LOC126605115 gene encoding nucleosome assembly protein 1;2 isoform X2, which translates to MSSDKDNINMSDLSSALNDVDRAGLVNALKNKIESLAGQHSDILESLSPVVRKRVDVLREIQTQHDELEAKFFEERAALEAKYQKLYQPLYTKRYEIVNGVVEAEGVTNEAATDEEGKDSEEKGVPDFWLNAMKNNEVLAEEISERDEGALKYLRDIKWFRIDNPKGFKLEFYFDTNPFFKNSVLTKTYHMIDEDEPILEKAIGTEIEWYPAKCLTQKLLKKKPKKGSKNAKPITRTENCESFFNFFSPPQVPEDDEDIDEDAAEELQNQMEQDYDIGSTIRDKIIPHAVSWFTGEAIEGEDFGDLEDEDEDDEEEDDEEEEDEDEEDEEDEDDEDEGKTKKKTSASHKKNARAQVGEQGERPPECKQQ; encoded by the exons ATGAGCAGCGACAAGGATAACATTAACATGTCCGATCTCTCCTCTG CTCTCAACGACGTGGATCGAGCCGGCCTCGTCAATGCTCTCAAA AATAAGATAGAGAGTCTGGCCGGGCAGCACTCTGATATCCTCGAGAGCCTATCGCCtgttgtcagaaagcgcgtcgATGTTCTTAGAGAGATCCAG ACCCAACATGATGAACTTGAGGCAAAGTTTTTCGAGGAGAGAGCAGCTCTCGAAGCCAAGTATCAGAAATTGTATCAACCTTTGTATACCAAG AGATATGAGATCGTAAATGGTGTTGTTGAAGCTGAAGGCGTTACAAATGAAGCAGCAACAGATGAAGAGGGTAAAGATTCCGAAG AAAAAGGAGTGCCTGATTTCTGGCTCAATGCAATGAAAAACAACGAAGTGCTAGCTGAGGAG ATATCTGAGCGTGATGAAGGTGCTCTTAAATATCTTAGAGACATCAAGTGGTTTAGGATAGATAACCCTAAGGGATTCAAACTGGAGTTCTACTTTGACACCAATCCCTTTTTTAAGAACTCTGTCTTGACAAAGACTTACCACATGATTGATGAAGATGAACCCATTCTCGAGAAAGCAATAGG GACCGAGATTGAATGGTATCCTGCTAAATGCTTGACACAGAAGCTTCTTAAGAAGAAGCCTAAGAAGGGATCTAAGAATGCTAAGCCAATAACTAGAACTGAAAATTGCGAAAGTTTCTTCAACTTTTTCAGTCCACCACAAGTCCCTGAGGATGACGAAGATATTGATGAAGATGCT GCTGAGGAACTCCAAAACCAGATGGAACAAGATTATGACATTGG GTCTACCATTCGAGATAAGATCATCCCTCATGCTGTTTCATGGTTTACTGGAGAGGCTATTGAGGGAGAAGATTTTGGTGACTTGGAAGACGAAGATGAAGACGACGAAGAGGAAGATgacgaagaggaagaagatgaggacgAAGAAGACGAGGAGGATGAAGACGATGAAGATGAAGGCAAAACCAAAAAGAAG ACATCGGCCAGTCACAAG AAGAACGCAAGAGCACAAGTCGGGGAGCAGGGTGAGCGGCCTCCAGAATGCAAACAGCAGTAG